One genomic segment of Hordeum vulgare subsp. vulgare chromosome 2H, MorexV3_pseudomolecules_assembly, whole genome shotgun sequence includes these proteins:
- the LOC123424763 gene encoding probable E3 ubiquitin-protein ligase BAH1-like 1 has protein sequence MKFTKRYETYMRGMRTAAEQQLPAVGLKRLKKMLKKCRSHHAPHHKTSSADAGASSARCHGHCSVCDGSFFPSLLDEMSAVVGCFNEKAKKLLELHLASGFKKYVMWFSNRGHKGHGKLIQQGKDLVTYAIINAVAMRKILKKYDKVHYSKQGQEFKAQAQSLHIEILQSPWLSELMAFYMNLRRSKNNEAAMELFGDCSLTFDDEQPTLSCNLFDSMRVDISLTCSICLDTMFDPVSLSCGHIFCYLCCCSAASVTIVDGLKSADHRSKCPLCRQAGVFPNAVHLDELNMLLSYSCPEYWEKRMQMERVERVRLAKEHWESQCRAFLGV, from the exons ATGAAGTTCACCAAGAGGTACGAGACGTACATGCGCGGGATGCGGACGGCGGCGGAGCAGCAGCTCCCCGCCGTCGGCCTCAAGCGCCTCAAGAAGATGCTCAAGAAATGCCGCTCCCACCACGCCCCGCACCACAAAACCTCCTCCGCCGACGCCGGCGCCTCCTCCGCCCGCTGCCACGGCCATTGCTCCG TGTGCGACGGCAGCTTCTTCCCGTCCCTTCTCGACGAGATGTCGGCCGTCGTAGGCTGCTTCAACGAGAAGGCCAAGAAGCTTCTTGAGCTGCACTTGGCGTCGGGGTTCAAGAAATACGTCATGTGGTTCAGCAACAGGGGTCACAAGGGCCATGGGAAGTTGATACAGCAGGGCAAAGATCTGGTCACGTACGCGATCATAAACGCCGTGGCGATGAGGAAGATCCTGAAGAAGTATGACAAG GTACATTATTCGAAGCAAGGGCAGGAGTTCAAAGCGCAAGCCCAGAGCCTGCACATTGAGATACTCCAGTCCCCATGGCTGTCTGAGCTGATGGCTTTCTACATGAACCTGAGAAGAAGCAAGAACAACGAGGCTGCGATGGAGCTCTTTGGCGACTGCTCGCTCACATTCGATGATGAACAGCCTACGCTCTCGTGCAACCTCTTTGACTCTATGCGCGTTGACATCAGCTTGACATGTTCGATTTGCTTG gacaCAATGTTTGATCCGGTCTCTCTTTCGTGCGGGCACATATTTTGCTACTTGTGCTGCTGCTCTGCTGCATCGGTGACGATTGTCGATGGGTTGAAGTCCGCAGATCACAGATCAAAGTGCCCTTTGTGCCGACAG GCTGGGGTCTTTCCTAATGCTGTACACTTGGATGAGCTGAACATGCTACTAAGCTATAG TTGTCCGGAGTACTGGGAGAAGAGAATGCAGATGGAGCGAGTTGAGCGTGTTCGTCTGGCTAAGGAGCATTGGGAGTCCCAGTGCAGAGCATTCTTGGGCGTCTGA
- the LOC123424764 gene encoding ubiquitin-like-specific protease 1A, which yields MGQLISLLRRDSTDEGGSRVRKRRDKGLREVIDLSANRVQADKANAARWDIGDVSNITLEEAPGDWPKEDLSELFTPLTNEEESDVNNLLNDSGHSKKIIVRHEPSNIEITKEKLWCLRPHGWLNDEVINLYLELLKERADREPNRFLKCHFFNTFFYKKLACGKTGYDYQSVRRWTTPNKLGYRLAECEKIFIPVHRDVHWCLAIIDMKEETFHYLDSLGGKDGTVLRILARYIMDELKDKNNIEIDTSSWREVSVHLPLQHNGWDCGMFMLKFIDFYSRGLILSFSQEHMEYFRRRTANEILRLRAD from the exons ATGGGCCAGCTCATTTCCCTGCTGCGGAGAGATAGCACCGACGAAGGCGGCTCAAGGGTACGCAAGAGGCGTGACAAGGGATTGCGAGAGGTGATAGATCTCAGTGCGAATAGGGTTCAAGCGGACAAGGCCAATGCCGCCAGGTGGGATATTGgcgatgtgagcaacatcacactTGAGGAGGCGCCGGGGGATTGGCCCAAAGAG GATCTGTCTGAATTGTTTACACCTCTCACAAATGAAGAAGAAAGTGACGTAAACAACTTATTGAATGATAGTGGTCACAG TAAAAAAATAATAGTGCGGCATGAGCCTTCAAACATTGAGATTACCAAAGAGAAACTATGGTGTTTGAGGCCTCATGGATGGTTAAACGATGAG GTCATCAATTTGTACCTTGAATTATTGAAGGAGAGAGCAGACAGAGAACCCAACAGATTTTTAAAATGTCACTTCTTTAACACATTCTTTTATAAGAAG CTTGCTTGTGGAAAAACTGGTTATGACTATCAATCTGTTAGAAGATGGACAACCCCCAATAAGTTGGGTTATAGGCTTGCGGAGTGTGAGAAA ATATTTATTCCAGTACACAGAGATGTACATTGGTGCCTggcaattattgacatgaaggaAGAAACTTTTCATTATCTTGATTCTCTTGGTGGCAAGGACGGTACCGTACTGAGGATACTG GCTAGATATATTATGGATGAATTGAAGGACAAGAATAACATAGAGATAGACACAAGTTCTTGGCGGGAAGTATCTGTTCATCTTCCTTTGCAACATAATGG ATGGGATTGTGGTATGTTTATGCTCAAGTTCATCGATTTCTACAGCAGAGGTCTCATACTATCTTTTAGTCAG GAGCATATGGAATATTTTAGGAGGCGGACAGCAAACGAGATCCTGAGATTAAGAGCTGATTAA